A genomic window from Nicotiana sylvestris chromosome 11, ASM39365v2, whole genome shotgun sequence includes:
- the LOC104229869 gene encoding callose synthase 3-like isoform X2, which yields MGNIGESMIDNEVVPSSLVEIAPILRVANEVEPSNPRVAYLCRFYAFEKAHRLDATSSGRGVRHFKTSLQWQLERENDPTLIGRVTKSDAREMQSFYWHYYKQYIQDLQNDAEKADRAQLTKAYQTENVLFEVYRAQVVETDLEILKAHDKVAEKTQIFFSYNNLPLDPDSVNQTIMRFPKIRAAVYALQYTSGLPWPNNYNKKKDEDILDWLQAMFGFQKDNVANQREHLILLLANIHIRQYPKPDQQPKLDERALNEAMKKLFKNYKKWCKYLDRKSSLWLPTIPQEVQQRKLLYMGLHLLIWGEAANLRFMPECLCYFYHHMAFELYGMLAGNVSPITGENIKPAYGGEEEAFFRKIVTPINEVIAREAARSRRGKAKHSQRRIYDDLNEYFCELLQVRLAHAR from the exons ATGGGGAACATTGGGGAGTCAATGATTGATAATGAAGTGGTTCCATCGTCTCTGGTGGAGATTGCTCCTATTCTTCGTGTTGCCAATGAAGTTGAGCCCAGCAACCCCCGTGTTGCATATCTAT GTCGGTTTTATGCTTTTGAGAAAGCTCATCGGTTAGATGCCACTTCTAGTGGACGTGGTGTTCGGCATTTTAAAACATCCCTCCAATGGCAGCTTGAAAGG GAAAATGATCCAACCTTGATTGGAAGGGTTACAAAAAGTGATGCACGTGAAATGCAGAGCTTTTACTGGCATTACTACAAACAGTACATTCAAGATTTGCAAAATGATGCTGAGAAAGCAGACCG TGCACAACTTACTAAGGCATACCAAACTGAAAATGTACTCTTTGAGGTTTACCGGGCGCAAGTAGTAGAAACCGATCTTGAG ATTTTGAAAGCTCATGATAAAGTTGCTGAGAAGACACAGATTTTTTTCTCCTATAATAATCTTCCTTTGGATCCTGATAGTGTTAATCAGACAATTATGAGATTTCCAAAG ATTCGAGCTGCTGTTTACGCTCTCCAATATACGAGTGGTCTTCCATGGCCCAACAATTACAATAAGAAGAAAGATGAAGATATTCTTGATTGGCTTCAAGCTATGTTTGGATTTCAG AAAGATAATGTTGCAAATCAAAGGGAGCATCTCATTTTGCTACTTGCAAATATACACATACGCCAGTATCCAAAGCCTGACCAGCAACCAAAG TTGGATGAGCGTGCTCTGAATGAAGCCATGAAGAAGCTTTTCAAAAACTACAAGAAATGGTGCAAATATTTGGACAGGAAAAGCAGTTTATG GTTGCCAACCATACCACAGGAAGTACAGCAGCGTAAATTATTATACATGGGATTACATCTTCTCATATGGGGGGAAGCTGCAAATTTAAGATTCATGCCTGAATGCCTATGCTATTTTTACCATCAC ATGGCATTTGAGCTCTATGGCATGCTTGCTGGCAATGTTAGTCCCATTACCGGTGAAAATATTAAGCCAGCTTACGGAGGGGAGGAGGAGGCTTTCTTTCGAAAAATTGTTACTCCCATTAATGAAGTGATTGCACGG GAAGCTGCTAGGAGCAGAAGAGGAAAAGCAAAGCATTCCCAAAGGAGGATCTATGATGATTTAAACGAATACTTTTG TGAACTGCTTCAGGTTAGGTTGGCCCATGCGCGCTGA
- the LOC104229869 gene encoding callose synthase 3-like isoform X1: MGNIGESMIDNEVVPSSLVEIAPILRVANEVEPSNPRVAYLCRFYAFEKAHRLDATSSGRGVRHFKTSLQWQLERENDPTLIGRVTKSDAREMQSFYWHYYKQYIQDLQNDAEKADRAQLTKAYQTENVLFEVYRAQVVETDLEILKAHDKVAEKTQIFFSYNNLPLDPDSVNQTIMRFPKIRAAVYALQYTSGLPWPNNYNKKKDEDILDWLQAMFGFQKDNVANQREHLILLLANIHIRQYPKPDQQPKLDERALNEAMKKLFKNYKKWCKYLDRKSSLWLPTIPQEVQQRKLLYMGLHLLIWGEAANLRFMPECLCYFYHHMAFELYGMLAGNVSPITGENIKPAYGGEEEAFFRKIVTPINEVIAREAARSRRGKAKHSQRRIYDDLNEYFWSVNCFRLGWPMRADADLFCLPVEELRAKRNRIYFVHRVSATNISLFSKDIYMYVHGIFAELYRSASGKNSSKNGTEMVQSCTELQ; this comes from the exons ATGGGGAACATTGGGGAGTCAATGATTGATAATGAAGTGGTTCCATCGTCTCTGGTGGAGATTGCTCCTATTCTTCGTGTTGCCAATGAAGTTGAGCCCAGCAACCCCCGTGTTGCATATCTAT GTCGGTTTTATGCTTTTGAGAAAGCTCATCGGTTAGATGCCACTTCTAGTGGACGTGGTGTTCGGCATTTTAAAACATCCCTCCAATGGCAGCTTGAAAGG GAAAATGATCCAACCTTGATTGGAAGGGTTACAAAAAGTGATGCACGTGAAATGCAGAGCTTTTACTGGCATTACTACAAACAGTACATTCAAGATTTGCAAAATGATGCTGAGAAAGCAGACCG TGCACAACTTACTAAGGCATACCAAACTGAAAATGTACTCTTTGAGGTTTACCGGGCGCAAGTAGTAGAAACCGATCTTGAG ATTTTGAAAGCTCATGATAAAGTTGCTGAGAAGACACAGATTTTTTTCTCCTATAATAATCTTCCTTTGGATCCTGATAGTGTTAATCAGACAATTATGAGATTTCCAAAG ATTCGAGCTGCTGTTTACGCTCTCCAATATACGAGTGGTCTTCCATGGCCCAACAATTACAATAAGAAGAAAGATGAAGATATTCTTGATTGGCTTCAAGCTATGTTTGGATTTCAG AAAGATAATGTTGCAAATCAAAGGGAGCATCTCATTTTGCTACTTGCAAATATACACATACGCCAGTATCCAAAGCCTGACCAGCAACCAAAG TTGGATGAGCGTGCTCTGAATGAAGCCATGAAGAAGCTTTTCAAAAACTACAAGAAATGGTGCAAATATTTGGACAGGAAAAGCAGTTTATG GTTGCCAACCATACCACAGGAAGTACAGCAGCGTAAATTATTATACATGGGATTACATCTTCTCATATGGGGGGAAGCTGCAAATTTAAGATTCATGCCTGAATGCCTATGCTATTTTTACCATCAC ATGGCATTTGAGCTCTATGGCATGCTTGCTGGCAATGTTAGTCCCATTACCGGTGAAAATATTAAGCCAGCTTACGGAGGGGAGGAGGAGGCTTTCTTTCGAAAAATTGTTACTCCCATTAATGAAGTGATTGCACGG GAAGCTGCTAGGAGCAGAAGAGGAAAAGCAAAGCATTCCCAAAGGAGGATCTATGATGATTTAAACGAATACTTTTG GTCAGTGAACTGCTTCAGGTTAGGTTGGCCCATGCGCGCTGATGCTGATCTCTTTTGCCTCCCTGTGGAAGAACTTCGAGCTAAGAGAAACAGAATCTATTTTGTACATAGGGTGTCCGCTACTAATATATCACTATTTTCTAAagacatatatatgtatgtacatggAATTTTTGCCGAACTTTACAG GTCTGCCTCTGGGAAGAACAGCAGCAAGAATGGAACGGAGATGGTGCAGAGCTGTACAGAGTTGCAGTAA